The genomic segment TCGCTGTCTGTCGGTAAGCGACTCTCCGGTAGGACAAAATTGTCCGGAACAATTTTGAATGTCGCGAACGCGACACCCGGAGGGCGGCCCACAGGGAAGTGGGCCGTAAACTGCCAGGCATCAAATAGAGACGAAGCCCTCTGCGAAAGCAGAGGGCTTTTTCTTTTGTCTGAAATTCAGCCACCCTCAACCAATCTCGTGGCAAAAACATCGTGGAAGCAGAGACTGAACTGTCTCAGCCGAATTATGATGTACTGACTCTGCCGACTCTGCTGAACTCCTGATTGAGCAGCGGTGGAGCGCCTTACAGAACCTCAATAAAGCAAAAGGGCCATCCGACTGGATGGCCCCATGGCTCAGGCTGTAACCTGATGTTCTAAAGGGAGATTATATCTCCCCTGATGCTACCAGAGCGTCGTAAGGTGAAGTTGATACTCGCCCTGTTGAATCAGTAAAGTCTTCAAAATCAATGAATAACCTGAGACAGGAATGCGCGAGTTCTCTCGGACTTAGGATTAGAGAAAAACTCCTGTGGCGGTGCCTGCTCGACAATCTCACCGCGATCCATGAAGATCACCCGGTCTGCGACGGTACGAGCAAAGCCCATCTCATGGGTGACACACAACATCGTCATCCCGTCTTCGGCCAGACCAATCATCGTATCCAGCACCTCTTTCACCATTTCCGGATCCAGCGCAGACGTCGGTTCATCAAACAGCATGATCTTTGGTTTCATACACAGCGAACGTGCGATCGCTACACGCTGCTGCTGGCCACCAGACAGCTGGCCGGGAAATTTATGCGCATGTTCAGCAATGCGGACGCGTTCCAGATAATGCATGGCCAGTTCTTCCGCCTCTTTCTTCGGCGTTTTACGAACCCAGATCGGAGCAAGCGTACAGTTCTGCAGCACGCTCAGGTGGGGAAAGAGATTGAAATGCTGGAAAACCATGCCAACTTCAGTTCGTACGCGCTCGATATTACGCAGATCGTCGTTAAGCAGAGTTCCGTCAACCACAATACGACCCTGTTGATGCTCTTCCAGATGGTTGATACAGCGGATTGTAGTGGATTTCCCGGATCCTGAAGGTCCGCACAGGACGATTCGCTCGCGCGGTTTGACCGCCAGATTAATATTTTTCAGCACGTGAAACTGCCCGTACCATTTATTAACGTTTTCGAGCGTAATCATCATCGCATCGTCAGAAGGGGTAATAATTTGAGTCATTTAATTAACCTCAGTGCGGCGTACGCCCGGTGTGAAAGCGCTTTTCCAGATGCTGGCTGTAGCGCGACATGCTGAAACAAAAAATCCAGTAGACCAGTGCAGCAAAAACGTATCCCTCGGTCGACATCCCAAGCCAGGTGGGATCGACAGTGGCCTGTTGAACGCTGCTAAACAGATCGAATAACCCGATGATGATCACCAGGCTGGTATCTTTAAACAGGGCAATAATGGTATTGACCAGACCGGGGATAACCAGTTTCAAAGCCTGGGGCAGGATAACCAGCCCCTGCGTTTTCCAGTATCCCAGCGCCAGTGACTCCGCGGCTTCGTACTGGCCCCTTGGCAGCGCCTGCAGGCCGCCACGAACCACTTCTGCCACATAGGCTGATTGAAACAGGATCACCCCAACGAGTGCGCGAATAAGCTTATCGATGGTGCTCCCTTCAGCCATAAACAGCGGCAGCATAACCGAGGACATAAACAGCACGGTTATGAGCGGCACACCCCGCCAGAACTCGATAAACAGGATGCACAGCGTACGTACAACCGGCATGGTCGAGCGGCGGCCCAACGCCAACAGGATCCCCAGCGGGAGTGCTCCTGCAATCCCAACCGACGCGATAATTAACGTCAGCGTCAGTCCTCCCCACTGGCGGGTTTCAACTCGCTCCAGTCCCAAATAACCGCCGTACATCAGCAGCCAGACGACTATCGGGTAGGCGATTGCCCAGACGGCAATATAACGTCCTCTGCGTGGCAAACGATTGATGAACATCGGAACAATCGATACCAGCCCGATAATCAGGGCCAGGTTGATGCGCCAGCGTAGCTCATGCGGATACAGGCCATACATAAACTGGCCGAAACGCGCGTGAATGAAGATCCAACACGCCCCCTCCTTAGTACAGTCTGCCCGGGTGCTGCCGAACCAGTTAGCCTGGAAGACCAGCCAGTTAAGCGCCGGTGGAATAATCGACCACATTACCCACAGACAAAACAGAGTCAGCAGGGTATTGCCCCAGCTCGAAAACAGATTTTTTCTGGCCCAGGTCACCGCACGCGCAAGCGCGTTGGGGGCAGCGGGTGAAGTTTCATGAGTGACTACAGTCATAATTTTCTGTTCTCTTAGCGCTCAATGAGGGCGATCTTGCGGTTATAAATATTCATGAGCAGCGATATCGACAGGCTGATGATGAGGTAAACCCCCATGGTAATCGCGATCGTTTCGATAGCCTGGCCCGTCTGATTCAGTACCGTCCCGGCAAAGAGTGACACCATATCCGGGTAGCCAATCGCGGCAGCCAGAGACGAGTTCTTCACAATGTTGAGATACTGACTGGTCAACGGCGGAACGATGACCCGCATTGCCTGCGGAATGATCACCTGGCGCAGCGTCACCGGGTTGGGTAATCCCAGTGAACGTGCCGCTTCATGCTGACCGTAAGGAACTGACTGAATACCCGAACGGATGACTTCTGCAATAAATGAAGAGGTGTAAATTGACAGGGCAAGCGTGAGTGCTGCCAGTTCCGGTATCAGCACAAAACCACCGCGGAAGTTGAAGCCGCGCAGCTCAGGCACATCCCAGTGCATTGGGCGGCCAGCAAACAGCGATACCGCAAGCGGGAACAGGATCAGCATGGCGACAGCCGCAGGCCAGGTCCGGCGCAGCTGCCCGGTCTTCAATTGATGTGTTTTGTTAAAACGGAAGAGAGCCACAGTCACTGCCACCGCCAGCAAAACAGCGATCAGGAACGGCCAGGTTCCCGGCGCATATTCAGGCCAGGGGATGTACAGGCCACGATTGCTGACAAACGCGAGGTCGAAGGCGCTTAGTGCCTGGCGGGGGCCGGGTAAATTACGCAATACGGCAAAGTACCAGAAGAAAATCTGTAACAGCGGCGGGATATTACGAAACGTCTCAA from the Erwinia sp. SLM-02 genome contains:
- a CDS encoding amino acid ABC transporter ATP-binding protein, with the protein product MTQIITPSDDAMMITLENVNKWYGQFHVLKNINLAVKPRERIVLCGPSGSGKSTTIRCINHLEEHQQGRIVVDGTLLNDDLRNIERVRTEVGMVFQHFNLFPHLSVLQNCTLAPIWVRKTPKKEAEELAMHYLERVRIAEHAHKFPGQLSGGQQQRVAIARSLCMKPKIMLFDEPTSALDPEMVKEVLDTMIGLAEDGMTMLCVTHEMGFARTVADRVIFMDRGEIVEQAPPQEFFSNPKSERTRAFLSQVIH
- a CDS encoding amino acid ABC transporter permease, producing MTVVTHETSPAAPNALARAVTWARKNLFSSWGNTLLTLFCLWVMWSIIPPALNWLVFQANWFGSTRADCTKEGACWIFIHARFGQFMYGLYPHELRWRINLALIIGLVSIVPMFINRLPRRGRYIAVWAIAYPIVVWLLMYGGYLGLERVETRQWGGLTLTLIIASVGIAGALPLGILLALGRRSTMPVVRTLCILFIEFWRGVPLITVLFMSSVMLPLFMAEGSTIDKLIRALVGVILFQSAYVAEVVRGGLQALPRGQYEAAESLALGYWKTQGLVILPQALKLVIPGLVNTIIALFKDTSLVIIIGLFDLFSSVQQATVDPTWLGMSTEGYVFAALVYWIFCFSMSRYSQHLEKRFHTGRTPH
- a CDS encoding amino acid ABC transporter permease; the protein is MSQRPTVKRDFSFSNPAVRAWFYQIVAIAAVLLVAGYLIHNTIINLANRGITSGFGFLERSAGFGIVQHLIDYSEGDTYARVFLVGLTNTLLVSALCIVFASFLGFFIGLARLSDNWLLRKISNIYIETFRNIPPLLQIFFWYFAVLRNLPGPRQALSAFDLAFVSNRGLYIPWPEYAPGTWPFLIAVLLAVAVTVALFRFNKTHQLKTGQLRRTWPAAVAMLILFPLAVSLFAGRPMHWDVPELRGFNFRGGFVLIPELAALTLALSIYTSSFIAEVIRSGIQSVPYGQHEAARSLGLPNPVTLRQVIIPQAMRVIVPPLTSQYLNIVKNSSLAAAIGYPDMVSLFAGTVLNQTGQAIETIAITMGVYLIISLSISLLMNIYNRKIALIER